The genomic segment ATATAGTTTTCATCAAATTAATATCATTATTATGCATAAATCTTTGAAAATCACAAATCTTTTTATTAATTATAAGCCAAATACCCTTATAGCATTATGATAAAAAACATCTTCATGAAACTCTACCGGTACCAAAGCTTTAACAAATTGGATATAGGCTTCTAAATCTACCAGTGGCCAATCAGAGCCAAATAGCAGCTTTCTATAATTATCTGTATACACAAGAGCCCGCTTTATATGATCCATGAATAATCTTTCATTCATGAATTTGTTGACCTGTTTAGCATCACCTACAATTAAACCTGAAAGATCAGCGTATACATTGGGATTCTTAGAAATCACTTCAGCACAATCCATAACCCATGGATCACCTAGATGAGCGATGATAAAGTCGATGTCTCGATGACTTACAGCCAGTTCATCTATATTTAAAGGATGCGAATATTTCAGTAAACCTCTATCCGAATAGGTATCTCCAGAATGGATAACTACTGGTAGTTGATGCTTTGCTGCTAACGCATAGATAGGTTGATATACCTCATCATAAACATGAAAATGATAGTATCCTGCATAAATCTTAATACCTACAACTGAATCATTCATCAACTGTTCCTCAATGTTTCTTAACTCTAATTCCTTAGTCTGATCAGCTAATGGGATAGGATTAACTCCAATGCATGTATATAGACCTCTTGGTAGCTTATTTTCTAGATCTAATAGCATGGGATTAGGGCTTTCTCTATCAGGAAAGCCCCCTTTATATTGTTCTGTTAGCCCCATACCTATGCTTTTCATCACATTATTCTTCTTAAATTCATCTTTATATCCAGCCGCAGAATAATCCACATTTGAAAGCTCTTTAGCCGTATCTATAAAGCTATTTATATTCGAAAAATGAATATGAGCATCAATAATCTGCATTCTGTCCTCCTATAGTCTAAAAGTAAGTTTATTTAAATCCTCCAGCATTACCAGGTCTATTCTTTCTTCACTGAATATCATGAAAGATGGATTGGTAATGGCTGTGGATTGATCTGGAACAGCAAGGTCAAGCAAATAACTCTCCCACGCAACACCATTGGAATTATAGAAAGCTAGCGGAACTGTTTCATTAATGAGGCGAGTCATCTTATCCTTAACTCCTTCACACTCATGAACAGCATAATGCTTATTAAGAACATCAAATTCTGAATCGCCACATCGATAGATCATATGATTTCCTTCATGATCCTGATAATGTACTTTATTCTTACCTAAATCTTCACCAGCCTTCATAAACATGGTATTGACTAGAGAGCCTGAGCCCAAATATTTGCCCATGTTCTGCTTAATAACTGCAAATGAACATAGTATAGGTACCCCAGAAATCATTAAGAAATACTGATCTAATTGAAGCCCTTTATATTTTTCATTCTCAGTGATATCTAGTGTCATTCTTATGCCGGACCAACTGTTCCCATGATTATCATCAATAGTAACGAACTCAGCAGATCGTTTTTCTTTGTATAAGGATGCAAAGGTCATATTGGTTGGTCGATAATCAAATCCTCCAGTCCAATAGTTCCACCATCCCTTTATAGAGGCTTCTGGGAAACTATGATCAAGCCATTGAAGTCCTTTATTCTCAATTGAGTAGATACCATTTCCATAAGTAGGAGCAGCTTTAATGGTTATCAATCCATTGGAAACTTCGTAGACTTCCACCTCGTCTTCCATGTACTTGTTGCTTAAAACCTTATTTTCTCCTTGGAAGAAGATAGCCTTATTTTTTAACATTGATCTAGAGTTAAGATCGATCTGAAGACAGAGAATATCCATAGGTCGATTCTCCTTCATTGTCATTTCTACCATAAACTCATTATGATCATTTGATTTCAATTGACATTCTTTAGTTTCAACACTACCTGTCGTAGATTGAATACTCATTGAACCAGCTGCAGAAATTTTTTGATGTTCCTTGATGGATACCTTCAATTGGTTATCAACTATAGGGTTGCCATCATTTATTTTACATTCTAGCCCCTGCTTCAAATCTTTTATACTGTTTTGATAAACCTCATTACCCATGTATTGACTGAAATCCTGCCATTTATCAAAGGTATCAAATGCTAAAACAATAGGCTTTGATAATCTCTCTTCTAATGGTTCTAGTTTACCTATATTACTTTCTATCATCGCAAATACCTGATTAAAAGACATCTTGCTATCATGAGACCAACCTAATCCTGTATTGATGTCAAAATCACAGAAAACCCAGTTTTGATCCACCTTCTTGTAGTCCCATCGGTTAGCGATTAACCCATCTGCTCCTGGTGTTCTGATAACGCCACCATCGTAAGGAATGTAACCACCCCATAGAAGATTAAAGACTTGCTGATTGACAAAGATCTCATCAAAGGTATAGGTTTCAGAACAGTTACGCAGTTTAAAATAGATTTCTGCAAGACCATCTTGGTATAATTCAATAAAATATTGAAATTGGAGATCTAATAATTTTTCAGAAAGATAAACAGCTTTTAATAACACACTGTCTTTTCTTACTTCAAAACTTACTTCTTCAGGTTTTTTATTATAAAACTCCAGTGAATAGGGTTTACCTAATTGTGGTGGTCTGAATGTAATATCATCATCAGGTATATGTCCAAACTTATATATACTAACAAAATTATTACGCTTATTAAGCTTCATAGAGTATTGACCATTGTAAATATACCAACCATCCTCATCAGCACCATAGTAACGTCCTCGGTAGCCCTTAAAGGCTCCAGTTACTTTTGATTTGAACATTAGTTCATCTGTTGGAGATTGTATATTCACAGTAATATCTTGATCATAAAACCCATAATCCTTCAAAAGAACACTTATAGGTACGGATATTTTTTCTTTAGGCTTAAGTTTTGATTTCACCATACCATCATTAAAGGTTAGAAAATCAGTATCATTCAATTGGAATGAAACTTGAATATCGTCATCAAAATTATTTTGAATATCCATATGACAGATAGATGGTTGGTTAATTAATAAAGCCCCTTCCAGATCAGTCATTTTAAGTTTAACTGGGAATTTTGGATCTATTCCAACTTTAAATAACGCCTTCTTACCATTAACTTTTACTTCAGAGACAACGCATGGATGTGTCTTCCATATACTCTGCTCCTCTTCGACTGGATCAATAAAGAATTCTCTCGTTATTGTTTCCGAATCACTTATATTACCTTCATACAAGAAGTCACATTTTATATTCTTATCATTTTGACTCTTTATTGAGACTTGAAGCTCTTTCTTACTTTTATTATGTATATCATATTGGATCACATATTTTCTACCAAATACTAATTTCTGTTTATTTACTCTAGCTTTAATAACGTAATCATCGGTTTCAATACATGTTAATCCTCTACCTTTACGTTCAAATTCCATCCTTAAATGAGTATCACCTTTTTTCCAGATGTAATCGTAATACTCAAAGTCACCCTCTGTTCTTCCATCACTTTCAACTTTTATTTCACGATAACTATCTGCATACCAATCTAAATCATCAAAGTAATGTTTAACAGCCTCTGTTCTCATGACATAGGGTATAAAGTTCATTAGATGAGTGGAATCATCTCTTCTTTCCCAGAAAAATCCACACTTTTTATATAAAGGTACAGCTTTATCATTACCCTGCCATGTATAAAGGTCAAGTCTAGGCCATTTGGCATCGATAGCTAATTTGACACATTCCAAAAGCAATCTCTTACCAACCTTCTGACCAATATAGTCTGGACGAACGTTTAATAGAGGTATATAGGATGCTCCTTCATCTTGTTTATATTCTCCAAAACTGCAGTAACCAACTACTTCTTTACCATCAAGAGCTATGAAGGCGCAGATATTCCCCATATTATCATTTTCATTAATAATATCTTCAGCTGTTTTTACAACCTCTTCGCCTCCCCAGTTTTTCCCGCTTTTGTTCCACATGATTGCAACTTCTTCTGCATAACTGTGACTGTATTTAACAATATCAATTTTCTTCATAATCCATTACCCCCTAAATCCTTTACTCTGCAACATTCCAATCCACCATATTCTATTCTCCGCATTCCTCCATTCAAATATTCTTATATGAATTCCCATAATAGAGAATATCACTCCACTCTTTAAGTAATTTAGCAAACAAAAAAAGCTGTAATCAATACAGCTTTTTAATAACATCATAGATAGTACTACATAGCGTAGTTTATAATAAGCAATTTTTCTCCATTTGATAAGCAATAAAAAAGCAGCTATAAACTACAGCTACTTAAAATTTACTCAATATAGTTTTCCTTAATTATTAAATAAAGCTGCAGATTACCTGCAGCTAAATAATCCTCAATAATAAAATTATAGAACACCAATCTGCAGGTTGCGTTGTTTAATTTTCAAAGAACAGTCCTTAACAGTCATCATTCCATTTGTTATACAACATATTTCCAATGTTTGTTTGTTTAGTTCCATGAAATTAGTTAACATTTACACAACCTCCTTTTCTATAATTTTACTTTCTATAACATCATAGCATGAACATAATTAAATTGCAAGTTTTTCCATTATAATTATTTTTATGAAGCTATATCTATAAATGACTCCCTCACTAAAGCTTCTTATTAAAAAAACTCTGATAGTCTTTTTGCGATATAATAATGATCATGATAAATATTTATTAGTTCACATGGATCTTCATACAAATCATATAGCTCGCTCTTATCATTATAATATTCAATATATTTATACCTTCTAGTTCTAACACATCTAAAATTTCTTTCTTCAGAAATAATGGCATCACGGTGTTTTTTACTCTGGCCACTAAGAATACTAGCTAAGGATTTTCCATCCATAATTGGTTGTTGACTGATACCAGCTAAATCTTGTATTGTAGGGTTGACATCGATCAATTCTACCAACTCTTCACAAATCCCACTGCTAATCTTTGGTCCTGAGATAAGTAAGGGTATATGTATAGCGCTTTCATAAGGCATATGTTTACCGAATAAACTGAAATCTCCGAGCATGTCGCCATGATCACTTGTCAATATAATGTATGTACTTTCTAGACTACCTTTCATCTTTAAAGCATCAATGATTCTACCAATCTGCTCATCAAGCAAGCGAATATAAGCTGCATACTGCTGTTTTGCTCTAAGTTGCTGTTCTTCACTTAAAGTCTTTTTTTTCCTCTTAACCCAATTGGAGCTTTTTTCTTCTTTGCTTATGATAGATACGGGCATTTGCCTGTCAGCATATATGTCTGCATAAACTTCTGGTGGATCAAATGGATCATGAGGTCCTAAGAAATTGACTTGTAAATACCATGGAAAATCCTGTTCCATATCATAAATTGTCTTAATGACTCTATTTGCAACGAAGGTGTCAATGTAATCTTCTGTTTCTAAATGACTACATTCTGTTAATCCATTAAAATAGTCTGCCCTTCTTAATTCTTCTTTCCGCGCGTGGAAACCCGCTAATACCC from the Vallitalea okinawensis genome contains:
- a CDS encoding amidohydrolase family protein, producing the protein MQIIDAHIHFSNINSFIDTAKELSNVDYSAAGYKDEFKKNNVMKSIGMGLTEQYKGGFPDRESPNPMLLDLENKLPRGLYTCIGVNPIPLADQTKELELRNIEEQLMNDSVVGIKIYAGYYHFHVYDEVYQPIYALAAKHQLPVVIHSGDTYSDRGLLKYSHPLNIDELAVSHRDIDFIIAHLGDPWVMDCAEVISKNPNVYADLSGLIVGDAKQVNKFMNERLFMDHIKRALVYTDNYRKLLFGSDWPLVDLEAYIQFVKALVPVEFHEDVFYHNAIRVFGL
- a CDS encoding GNAT family N-acetyltransferase, coding for MKKIDIVKYSHSYAEEVAIMWNKSGKNWGGEEVVKTAEDIINENDNMGNICAFIALDGKEVVGYCSFGEYKQDEGASYIPLLNVRPDYIGQKVGKRLLLECVKLAIDAKWPRLDLYTWQGNDKAVPLYKKCGFFWERRDDSTHLMNFIPYVMRTEAVKHYFDDLDWYADSYREIKVESDGRTEGDFEYYDYIWKKGDTHLRMEFERKGRGLTCIETDDYVIKARVNKQKLVFGRKYVIQYDIHNKSKKELQVSIKSQNDKNIKCDFLYEGNISDSETITREFFIDPVEEEQSIWKTHPCVVSEVKVNGKKALFKVGIDPKFPVKLKMTDLEGALLINQPSICHMDIQNNFDDDIQVSFQLNDTDFLTFNDGMVKSKLKPKEKISVPISVLLKDYGFYDQDITVNIQSPTDELMFKSKVTGAFKGYRGRYYGADEDGWYIYNGQYSMKLNKRNNFVSIYKFGHIPDDDITFRPPQLGKPYSLEFYNKKPEEVSFEVRKDSVLLKAVYLSEKLLDLQFQYFIELYQDGLAEIYFKLRNCSETYTFDEIFVNQQVFNLLWGGYIPYDGGVIRTPGADGLIANRWDYKKVDQNWVFCDFDINTGLGWSHDSKMSFNQVFAMIESNIGKLEPLEERLSKPIVLAFDTFDKWQDFSQYMGNEVYQNSIKDLKQGLECKINDGNPIVDNQLKVSIKEHQKISAAGSMSIQSTTGSVETKECQLKSNDHNEFMVEMTMKENRPMDILCLQIDLNSRSMLKNKAIFFQGENKVLSNKYMEDEVEVYEVSNGLITIKAAPTYGNGIYSIENKGLQWLDHSFPEASIKGWWNYWTGGFDYRPTNMTFASLYKEKRSAEFVTIDDNHGNSWSGIRMTLDITENEKYKGLQLDQYFLMISGVPILCSFAVIKQNMGKYLGSGSLVNTMFMKAGEDLGKNKVHYQDHEGNHMIYRCGDSEFDVLNKHYAVHECEGVKDKMTRLINETVPLAFYNSNGVAWESYLLDLAVPDQSTAITNPSFMIFSEERIDLVMLEDLNKLTFRL
- a CDS encoding sulfatase family protein; this translates as MSPQRPNILMIMLDQLRFDYLGYNGAKHVDTPNIDVLAKNGMVFSNCFTNAPVCAPARIGLATGMHPSHIGVLDNQVSLSLNYRTYYQSLRDNGYQVDFVGKLDLAKVTDSDGVRGERPCNYSYGFTKPFEVEGKREAARAIEPIGPYTQYLKEKGVLAGFHARKEELRRADYFNGLTECSHLETEDYIDTFVANRVIKTIYDMEQDFPWYLQVNFLGPHDPFDPPEVYADIYADRQMPVSIISKEEKSSNWVKRKKKTLSEEQQLRAKQQYAAYIRLLDEQIGRIIDALKMKGSLESTYIILTSDHGDMLGDFSLFGKHMPYESAIHIPLLISGPKISSGICEELVELIDVNPTIQDLAGISQQPIMDGKSLASILSGQSKKHRDAIISEERNFRCVRTRRYKYIEYYNDKSELYDLYEDPCELINIYHDHYYIAKRLSEFF